The DNA window ACTTGAATCAAACTGGCTTACAGCATACTCCGATCTCTCCTTTGTCCAGAAGAGTGCTTATTTCTCCATGCTATTTCTGCAGGGTCATCCGATACTTTTGTCGGAGAAATTCCTTCATTTTCAATAGAAGGAGATGAAAGAATACTCCCCACGTTCTGAGTGGCATCAGTGCTGATCACCAACGCTTCTCCTTGTATACCTTGAGCTACAGGAACTGGAGAAGGCTCCTCATTCCGTTTTTCATCATCAGAAGTAACTTCGCCTCTCAACGCATTTTGTCCTTGATCTTGCGAACGAGTGGGTAGAGGCTCTGCAACATAATCTCCCCATTTTTCAAAACGCATACTTTGCATACATTTAGTAAAAAAACATTATCATTCTATTTATTATTAATTATTTGTCAATTTTTTTATTTTCCCATTCCTCATTCCCCCATTTTATCGTATAATCTCCCACGAAATTTAGCCTTATCCCATGGAAATAAATCCCCTCATTCAAGAACGCCTCAAAAAACGCGAGGGAATTCAAAAAAGTGGACTTCCCGCGTATGCTCAAGGATTTGAGAGAAATATCCTCGCTGAGGAGGCGAAAAATATTGCTTCTGAAAAAGTTCGCACTGTCGAAGAAATTACGAAAAATCCCAAAGCTGAATATTCACTTGCGGGTCGCCTTATGACGTTTCGTGAGCATGGAAAAATCAGTTTTGGACAACTTCAGGATATTTCCGGACGAGTTCAAATCTGTTTTATGCGTGATCTGACAAGCGTGAAATGGCTCACAGAAGATCACGAAAATTTTTGGAAGAAGAAACTCGATCTTGGAGATTTTCTGGGAGTCAAAGGCGATATTTTTCGAACACAGCATGGAGAAATCACCATTCTCGTGAGAGAAATTGAACTTCTCTCCAAAGCCATTCGTCCCCTTCCCGAAAAATGGCATGGACTCACTGACCGAGAATCATGTTATCGCGAACGGTATCTCGATCTTTTGACGAATGAAGAAACATTTCAAAGGTTTCAAATTCGCACAGAAGTCATAAAAGAAATACGAAAATTTCTCGATGAAAAAGGATTTCAAGAAGTGGAAACTCGAGTTCTTCAGCCACAAGCAGGAGGCGCGATGGCGGAAGTTTTTGAAACTCATCATAACGCACTCGATCAGAAATTTGTCCTTCGAATTTCGCTCGAACTTGATCACAAGATGCTGATTGCCGGAGGAATTGAACGGCTGTACGAAATTGGCAAATGTTTTCGAAATGAAGGCATGGACCCGTCTCATCTCCAAGAATTTACTCTCCTCGAATGGTACGCGGCGTATGCCACGCTCGAAGACAATATGGAATGGACAGAAGATATGATCAAACACATCATTCAAAAAGTAGTCGGAAAAATGGAACTCGAAGTACTCGATAAAGATGAAAAACTGGTGATGGTGGATTTTGGGAAAAAGTGGAAACGTGTCAGATTTCCCGATGTTCTCAAAGAATACTCAAAATTGGATATGCTTTCTGCGTCGCTCGAAGAAATTCAGAAAAAGGCGAAAGAATACGGAATGAGTGATGAAGAGATTCGAACGACATCCCGAGGAAATATTCTCGATCACATTTATAAAAAATCTGCTCGCCCTCATCTCATTGAACCGACATTTGTCCTCGATTATCCGTCGGAACTCAAACCGCTCGCAAGACCGAGAGAAGATGGAACTGCAGAAGTGTATCAACTTCTTATCGCCGGATGGGAAATTGTGAATTCGTACGGGGAACTCGTGGATCCGGTAATTCAGCGAAAACTCCTTGAAGAGCAGTCACAAGCGAAGAAAGGAGGAGATGAAGCAGCCATGGAAATTGATGAGTCATTTTTAAAAGCAATGGAACATGGACTTCCGCCAATGACGGGATTTGGGATGGGAATTGATCGATTCGTGGCGCTCATTACAGAACAGCCGAATTTGAGAGATGTGGTACTTTTGCCACTCATGAAGCCGCTCGAGAAGAAAGAAGTGAGTGAGTCGGGAGTTCGGAGTCAGGAGTCTGGAGTGCAAACGGCGAGCTCAAAAAGGAAGGAAAAGTCAAATGAAGAGATTCTCAAAACTGACGAAAAATCAAAGAAATTTGTCATTGTACTCAATAAAAAAGTAGAAATTGGGCGATTATTTAATGCCGTTGGACACATTATGGTCGGACTTGGGGCGGGAAGCACTTCTGATTTGCATCTTTTAGAGTATTCCGATGAAGATGGAGGAATTCATCCACATATTTCTCATTTTGGAGTAATTGCGCTGAAGGCGGATAATTCAAATCAAATTCGCACGCTTCGAGAACAGGCGATAAAAGCAGGAATTGAATATAACGACTTCACGAGCACAATGACGATTGGAACTTCGGAAAATCAATTCCGCTCAACCGCCGAAACAAAAGAAGCGGATTTAGAATATTACGGGATTTGCCTTTTTGGAGATGCGGAAAAAATTGATCCGCTCACGAAGAAGTTTTCGCTGTGGCGGTGACACGCAGTGTCATCCCCGACTTGATCGGGGATCTCAATCTCTACGAGAGACAAAAGATGATATCAGTATCACTGAAAACATTTTTTATTTTTCATGACAATTGAGATTCCCGCTTTCGCGGGAATGACACAAAAAACTATGAATCATTCAAAAATTCTCATCTCCGGCTCTCTCGCCTTCGACGTGATTTTTTCGATCCCGATTGATTTTCGAAAGTCGATTCCGCTCGACAATGGGAAAATTCGGAGTTTCAATGCGAGCTACACTGCGAATGGAAAAAATGAGTTTCCGGGAGGAACTGGAGGAAATATTGCTTTTTGGCTTGGAGAGGACGGTGTGCCGTGTTCTCTTTTTTCCGCGTGGGGAAAAGATTTTTCTGAGAAAAAATATCGACAAAAATTAGAAAAACTTGGAGTTGAAATTCACGGAAAAGAAGGAGATTTCACGGCTCATGCATACATGATTTCTGATCCTCTCCATCAACAACTTATTATTTGGCAGCCAAATGCGTATAAATTTCATGATGAAATCAGTCTTCATGAATATTTTTCAAAAGAAGAGCTCAAAAATTTTGGATATGCGCTTTTTGGAGCAGGAAGTCCGAAGTCAATCGAGAAGCATATTTCCGAATTTCGGCAACAGAATAAAACAGCAATCGTGATTTTTGATCCCGGGCAAGTGACACCGATTTTTTCAAAAAAATCGTTTCAAAAATGCTGTAAAAATTCCGATATTCTCAGATATTCTCATTGGAAATGATATTGAATTTCAGCACTTTCGTGAAATGGGAATTCCGAAAAATGTGATGAGAATCGAAACGTTAGGAGGAAATGGGGTGCGAGTAGAATTTGGAAGAGATAATACCGTAGAGACAAGGCAATGCCTTGTCTCTACAAAAAAATTATCACACCATGCGAAATTGAAGATATTTCCCGCAGAGAAGGTGAAAAAAATCGTCGAAACCACCGGCGCTGGCGACGCGTTCCGCGCAGGATTTCTTTCTGGTCTTGCGAAAGGAATGAAATTTGATAACGCGATTCAAAATGGCATCAAACTCGGAGCAAAATGTGTTATGCTGCCGTCGGGACAATATTGAAAAATATGGAAGAAAATCTTTTCAAAAAGACGTATCGGATTCCTTCTATACGTCTTCAGCATTGGGATTATCGAGAAAATGGATATTATTTTGTGACAATATGTACACAAAGTCGCATTCCATATTTTGGAAAATTGGAAAATGACAAAATGCATTTGAATGCCGTGGGGAAAATGGTAGAAGAATTTTGGAAAGAGATCCCGAAACATTTTCCATTTGTAGAGTTGGATGAATTTATTGTAATGCCAGAACATTTGCATGGAATTTTGTTCATTTATCATGGCCCAGGCGGAATAATAGATGTTGATGAACGTAATTATAAAAATGATATTGTGCGCTGTATTGAAAAAAATGATGACGATAAATGTAGAGACGTTATTGGTGAACGTAGAGACAAGGCAATGCCTTGTCTCTACAATTACGGGGAAAATCGATTTCAGAACCAAGGAAAAGGCTCTTTATCTGCAATTGTAGGTTCCTTCAAATCCATTTGTACTCGTGAAATTCGGAAAAACTTCTCAAAATTCAAAAATTTTAACTGGCAACCACGTTTTTATGATCATCTTATTGATGATGAAGATGATTTGAATAATATTCGAGATTACATACAATATAACCCGCTCAAACATTCACAAGAAAAACTTATTTCTCATTTTGAATAAACTCCTATGGGTGACTACAAAATTGCCAATCTTGATCTCGCAAATTTCGGTAGCAAAGAAATCGAAATCGCCGAAACCGAAATGCCCGGACTTATGGCGCTTCGAAAAGAATTTAGTTCAAAAAAACCATTAAATGGCGCGCGAATTTCCGGATGCGTTCATATGACGATTGAAACTGCCGTTCTCATCGAAACACTCGTTGAACTCGGAGCAGAAGTCCGCTGGAGTTCTTGTAACATCTTTTCAACGGAAGATCACGCCGCAGCGGCAATTAGTAAAAAAGGAATTCCTGTTTTTGCGTGGAAAGGAGAAACTGAAACAGAATACTGGCAATGTATTGAAAATACAATTCATGGTCCAAACAATTGGACACCAAATATGCTCATGGACGATGGTGGCGATCTCACACAAGTCGTACATGAAAAATATCCCGAACTCCTCAAAGATATTCGCGGCGTTTCTGAGGAAACAACAACCGGTGTTCATCGTCTCTACAAAATGCACGAAGAAGGAAAACTCAAAATCCCCGCAATGAATGTGAATGATTCCGTCACAAAATCAAAATTTGATAATTTGTATGGTTGTCGGGAAAGTTTGGGAGATGCGTTAAAACGCGCTACCGGCGTGATGTTCGCGGGGAAAATCGGAGTGGTATGCGGATATGGAGACGTAGGAAAAGGTTCAGCGCAGAGTCTAAGATCACTTGGATGTCGCGTTATCATCACAGAAATTGATCCCATTTGCGCACTTCAGGCAGCAATGGAAGGATATGAAGTTTCCACGATAGAAGAAATGGCCAAAAAAGCGGATATTTTTGTCACTGCGACGGGATGTACGCATGTCATCACGAGAAAACACATGGAACAAATGAAAGAAAATGCAATTGTGTGCAACATTGGACATTTTGACTCAGAAGTTGATATTGCCGGAATTCGTGATCTTAAGTGGGATGAGATAAAACCGCAAGTGCACCACGTAAAATTTCCTGATGGGAAAAAAATTCTCGTTCTTGCGGAAGGACGACTTGTAAATCTTGGCTGTGCAACTGGTCATCCAAGTTTTGTCATGTCGAATTCATTTTCCAATCAAGTGTTCGCCCAGATCGAACTTTTCACGAATTCAGAAAAATATAAACCTGGAGTGTACAAACTCCCGAAAGAGCTTGATGAAAAAGTTGCTCTGCTCCATCTCGAAAAACTCGGTGCAAAACTCACCAAACTCACGAAAGAGCAGGCGGAATATTTGAATGTTCCAAAAGATGGACCATTTAAACCAGAATGGTATCGATATTAATTTTGTATTTCGTGTTTTTCAGCCTGTATTTTCGCCATCATCTGAAGGTCATCATCTTCTGCGACCTTGTTTCGGACAACTTTTCCACACTTTTCACACGAATGAACGAGCATCCAATTTCTCTTGGAATCGTGTTCGGCTGATGTAGGGATCATTTTTCCATGGCAAGAAGAAGCTCTGTCTCCGGGAAATGTATCGTCCAGATGCTCAGAACAAAGACACGTACGACAATGATTCCGACAGGTTTTTGGTGCAGGAGGATTGTCAGCCCCACAATATACACAGAGGAACCCTTCTTTGTGAACAATAAATCCCATACAACTTATACAGAAAATTTTCTCTGAAAATCCTGTGCTGCCTGGAGACATTCCTGCGCCCTTCCGTTACTTGGCGCAATTTCAAGAGCTTTTTCAAAGAGCGTCACCGCCTTCTGAAAGGAATTACAATGGAGTTGACACACCCCCAAATCACACAAGATCATCGGATCTTCTGGGCGTAAATTAAGCGCACGATCAAGTGTCGCGATTCCCTCGATTCTTTTTCCAGCATGAAATGTTCCCCATCCAAGACAGCGCAAAATTTCAGGATTGTTCGGCTGAGATTGATTTGCAACCTTTAAAAATTCTCCTGCTTGCCCCCATCTTCCCTTCGAGAGTTCCAAAAATCCCTTTACATAATTCGCAATGTAACTCTTTTCATCAAGTTTGAGAGCAAAATCTGCTGCTTTTTCCGCTTCTTCATATTTATCGAGTGACAAAAAATTGTCAGCGAGTTCTTCTACAGCAGCAAGACATGATGGATCCTCGAGGAGTATCCCTTCTACAATTTCTACCGCCTTTACATAATTTCCGGAGATTTTACATTCCTCAGATTCAGCAAGCCTGGTCAGCACCTTACGTGGATACGGCATTCCTGCAGAAGTTCCTTTGATGTTTTTTGGAGTCGACATACTGCTTTGGAAAAAATTTCGTGAAAATTCGTATCTCATGTCATCGAACCATTTTACCTGGTTTCCAGAAAAAAATCAAACTTTTTTCTCACTCATTTTCGATGTGAACTTGTTTTAATTTTACTTTTTTTGCTTTTGGGATTTCGATACAAAGCATTCCTTGCATAAAACGAGCAGTTGCATCTTCAGAATTTGTTGCTTCTGGAAGAATGACGCTTCGTGAGAATTTTCCAAAAAAACATTCTTTCTGGATTGAAATTTTCTCCTCCCCAAAAATATTTTCTGGGAATTTTCTTTCTCCGGTTATGCTTAAAATGTCTTCGGAAATTTCTATGTGAATAGCTTCCACAGAAACTCCCGCAATTGGGATAAGAAAAATAAGGTGGGAACTTGTTTCATAGATGTCCATGGCAAGATCCCCTTCGCTCTTTTCTTCCTGAAGCATGGGAAGCTCTTTTCCGTCGGAAATGAGAGTCGAAGAATATTTCTCCGCATCGACACGCCCCAGCGCTTTAGTAAATAGAGAAGTCTTCATGCTCAAGAAAAAATCTACCGCTTCAATTCTCGCATTTTTATTCGGAAACACAAGAAAATACGATGTGGAAAAATTATACAGCTATTTTTTGAAGAATTTTTTCTGGAATATCAAAATTTGATGACACGGAAGAAACATCTTCATCGTTTTCAAGCGCATCCATGAGAGCGAGAATTTTTCGCGCTACATTTTCATCCTCAATAGAAATCGTGTTTTTGGGAATAAGGGTGATCTCTGCCCTCTCAATCTGTGCATGAACAGCTTCAAAGGCGCTTTTTATTCGGAAGAAATCGAGAGGAGGCGTAATGATCTCAAGACTTTCTTCGGATACTCGAAAATCATCCGCTCCCGATTCTATGGCGAGCATTTCATAAGATTCAATTTTTTCTGGGTCGACGCGGAGAGTGAGCACTCCCTTTTTGAGAAACATCCACGAAACGCATCCCGATTCTCCCAAACTTCCTGAATTTTTAGTAAATGCCGACCTGATCGAAGCAACTGTCCTATTTTTATTATCCGTAAGAGCATTGACGATAACCGCAACTCCCTCTGGACCATAGCCTTCATACTTCATCTCAAATATCTGCGTGCTGCCATCATTTGCCCCCGTTCCCCTTTTCATCGCCCGTTCAATGTTCGCATTCGGCATATTATCGTCTCGCGCATTATCTATAGCGAGCCGCAAACTCGTATTCATTTCTGGATCGCCACCTCCTTCTCGCGCAGCAATGGTAATGAGGTTTGCGTGCTTCGTAAATATCTTCCCCTTCGCCGCATCTGCAGCTCCTTTCCTGTATTTAATTGTACTCCACTTTGAGTGTCCAGACATGAGAAAAGCACAAAATACAAAGCACAAAATACAAATAGGGAGAATTTTTGTACTTTGTGCTTTGTACTTTTAGCTTCTTACATAGGGCAGAAGTGCCATAAAACGAGCTCTCTTTATTGCTTTTGAAATAAGTTTTTGCTGACGAAGATTTTCTTTGCTGTAATACCGAGGTTTAATTTTATAAAAATATGTCGTGTGCTTCCTGAGGAAAATTACATTTTTATAATCCACGGATCTGAGATTATCTGATGAAGAAGTTGTTTGAGGTGTTGCGAGAGATGTCATAGGACAAGAAAAAAAATCTAAATATTGAGATCATCACTCAGGATTTTATCCAATTTCTTCGCACGCTCTTCAGCTGTATCTGAAGACTCCTCCTCATCATCATGGAGAATTGCTGCCGGAACTTCCTCTTTTTTCTTCACAAACGTTTTCCTTTTCATTCCGCCGGATTTTTTCATTCTCATTTCCGTAAAATATGCATCTTCCTCTGTCAAAACTTCTGCTCCGGTAATTGGTTTGTAATTCGTCGGAGGAAGCGTGACAAGATGCCTAAGTACAGCTTTATTAAGGCGCAAATCTCTTTCAAAATCCAGAATAAAATCAGGATCTATTTCGAAGTTGAGAACATGATAATATCCATGATCTTGTCGCTTGATCAAAAAGGCTAATTTTCTTTTCCCCCAGAAATCATCAAAAGTTATTTTCCCTTTCGCTTCCTCAATTTCTTTTACAAGAAGAGAAACTT is part of the Candidatus Peregrinibacteria bacterium genome and encodes:
- the rpsF gene encoding 30S ribosomal protein S6, translated to MSHDTLNRIYELMLILSPELSEADARKEVSLLVKEIEEAKGKITFDDFWGKRKLAFLIKRQDHGYYHVLNFEIDPDFILDFERDLRLNKAVLRHLVTLPPTNYKPITGAEVLTEEDAYFTEMRMKKSGGMKRKTFVKKKEEVPAAILHDDEEESSDTAEERAKKLDKILSDDLNI
- a CDS encoding adenosylhomocysteinase, which codes for MGDYKIANLDLANFGSKEIEIAETEMPGLMALRKEFSSKKPLNGARISGCVHMTIETAVLIETLVELGAEVRWSSCNIFSTEDHAAAAISKKGIPVFAWKGETETEYWQCIENTIHGPNNWTPNMLMDDGGDLTQVVHEKYPELLKDIRGVSEETTTGVHRLYKMHEEGKLKIPAMNVNDSVTKSKFDNLYGCRESLGDALKRATGVMFAGKIGVVCGYGDVGKGSAQSLRSLGCRVIITEIDPICALQAAMEGYEVSTIEEMAKKADIFVTATGCTHVITRKHMEQMKENAIVCNIGHFDSEVDIAGIRDLKWDEIKPQVHHVKFPDGKKILVLAEGRLVNLGCATGHPSFVMSNSFSNQVFAQIELFTNSEKYKPGVYKLPKELDEKVALLHLEKLGAKLTKLTKEQAEYLNVPKDGPFKPEWYRY
- a CDS encoding YebC/PmpR family DNA-binding transcriptional regulator encodes the protein MSGHSKWSTIKYRKGAADAAKGKIFTKHANLITIAAREGGGDPEMNTSLRLAIDNARDDNMPNANIERAMKRGTGANDGSTQIFEMKYEGYGPEGVAVIVNALTDNKNRTVASIRSAFTKNSGSLGESGCVSWMFLKKGVLTLRVDPEKIESYEMLAIESGADDFRVSEESLEIITPPLDFFRIKSAFEAVHAQIERAEITLIPKNTISIEDENVARKILALMDALENDEDVSSVSSNFDIPEKILQKIAV
- a CDS encoding RNHCP domain-containing protein translates to MGFIVHKEGFLCVYCGADNPPAPKTCRNHCRTCLCSEHLDDTFPGDRASSCHGKMIPTSAEHDSKRNWMLVHSCEKCGKVVRNKVAEDDDLQMMAKIQAEKHEIQN
- a CDS encoding Hsp20/alpha crystallin family protein, whose product is MKTSLFTKALGRVDAEKYSSTLISDGKELPMLQEEKSEGDLAMDIYETSSHLIFLIPIAGVSVEAIHIEISEDILSITGERKFPENIFGEEKISIQKECFFGKFSRSVILPEATNSEDATARFMQGMLCIEIPKAKKVKLKQVHIENE
- a CDS encoding transposase, producing the protein MEENLFKKTYRIPSIRLQHWDYRENGYYFVTICTQSRIPYFGKLENDKMHLNAVGKMVEEFWKEIPKHFPFVELDEFIVMPEHLHGILFIYHGPGGIIDVDERNYKNDIVRCIEKNDDDKCRDVIGERRDKAMPCLYNYGENRFQNQGKGSLSAIVGSFKSICTREIRKNFSKFKNFNWQPRFYDHLIDDEDDLNNIRDYIQYNPLKHSQEKLISHFE
- a CDS encoding tetratricopeptide repeat protein, giving the protein MSTPKNIKGTSAGMPYPRKVLTRLAESEECKISGNYVKAVEIVEGILLEDPSCLAAVEELADNFLSLDKYEEAEKAADFALKLDEKSYIANYVKGFLELSKGRWGQAGEFLKVANQSQPNNPEILRCLGWGTFHAGKRIEGIATLDRALNLRPEDPMILCDLGVCQLHCNSFQKAVTLFEKALEIAPSNGRAQECLQAAQDFQRKFSV
- the rpsR gene encoding 30S ribosomal protein S18; translation: MTSLATPQTTSSSDNLRSVDYKNVIFLRKHTTYFYKIKPRYYSKENLRQQKLISKAIKRARFMALLPYVRS
- the lysS gene encoding lysine--tRNA ligase, with translation MEINPLIQERLKKREGIQKSGLPAYAQGFERNILAEEAKNIASEKVRTVEEITKNPKAEYSLAGRLMTFREHGKISFGQLQDISGRVQICFMRDLTSVKWLTEDHENFWKKKLDLGDFLGVKGDIFRTQHGEITILVREIELLSKAIRPLPEKWHGLTDRESCYRERYLDLLTNEETFQRFQIRTEVIKEIRKFLDEKGFQEVETRVLQPQAGGAMAEVFETHHNALDQKFVLRISLELDHKMLIAGGIERLYEIGKCFRNEGMDPSHLQEFTLLEWYAAYATLEDNMEWTEDMIKHIIQKVVGKMELEVLDKDEKLVMVDFGKKWKRVRFPDVLKEYSKLDMLSASLEEIQKKAKEYGMSDEEIRTTSRGNILDHIYKKSARPHLIEPTFVLDYPSELKPLARPREDGTAEVYQLLIAGWEIVNSYGELVDPVIQRKLLEEQSQAKKGGDEAAMEIDESFLKAMEHGLPPMTGFGMGIDRFVALITEQPNLRDVVLLPLMKPLEKKEVSESGVRSQESGVQTASSKRKEKSNEEILKTDEKSKKFVIVLNKKVEIGRLFNAVGHIMVGLGAGSTSDLHLLEYSDEDGGIHPHISHFGVIALKADNSNQIRTLREQAIKAGIEYNDFTSTMTIGTSENQFRSTAETKEADLEYYGICLFGDAEKIDPLTKKFSLWR